From the Kribbella sp. CA-293567 genome, the window GACGACATCAGCTGGGGCGTACCGAGTGACGAACTGTTCCAGTTCTGGCTCGACCAGGAGCTGGCGATCGGCCTGTTGATGTACGGGCGCAAACTGTGGGAGATGATGAGTTCCCATTGGCCGACCGGCGACCAGCAACCCGGCGCCACCCCGGCACAGATCGAGTTCGCCCGAAACTGGCGAGACACCCCGAAGCTGGTGTTCTCCTCAACGATCGACAAGGTCGACTGGAACACCCGCCTGGTCACCGGCGACGCGATTGCCGAGATCAGCCGCCTCAAGGCCGACGACGGCGAGCCAATGAGGATCGGCGGCGCCACTCTCGCTGCAGCGACCATGCAGGCCGGCCTGATCGACGAGTACGAGATCGTCACCCACCCGGTGCTGGTAGGCGGCGGCAAACCGTTCTTCACGACGCTGGACAGCTGGGTGAACTTGAACCTGGTGGAGACACGAACGTTCCCCGGCGGCGTGCTCCTGACGAGGTACGAGACGAGGCGATGAGCGGGCGCCACTGTCACCAAGCCTGCTAGCAAGAGCTACCGCTGAGGATAGGCCCGCTGCCCCTGTCCGCTGATCCGCCAGTCAAGCGAAACACCTTCCGGCACCTGTTCCCACGGACCCCAGCCACCATGATCGCCTCGTCGACGGAGTATGGCCGCCGGATTCTCCGACAGCACCTTCCATGCCCCGAGCGGTTCTATCTCGGTGGGACGTCCGTCGTTCTCGATCTGCTTCTTGTGCAGTCCGGCGTCACGAATACGCCGGTACGCATCTTGCCGAGTGTCCGCCACGACCGCGACC encodes:
- a CDS encoding dihydrofolate reductase family protein translates to MRKLIYGMNLSLDGYIAAPGDDISWGVPSDELFQFWLDQELAIGLLMYGRKLWEMMSSHWPTGDQQPGATPAQIEFARNWRDTPKLVFSSTIDKVDWNTRLVTGDAIAEISRLKADDGEPMRIGGATLAAATMQAGLIDEYEIVTHPVLVGGGKPFFTTLDSWVNLNLVETRTFPGGVLLTRYETRR